The following proteins come from a genomic window of Edaphobacter sp. 4G125:
- a CDS encoding carboxypeptidase regulatory-like domain-containing protein, which translates to MSLSHGLKIVRSEAIWIRALLLALVCLALFAGNSAYAQNSGTIVGTVTDPTGAVLGSAHVTALETATGRTRSVTTNDQGYYVISSLPPSEYQVKVEIKGFAQAIRTGVLLQADKTLSVDVTLNMESTAESVTVSDAPPQIDTTTPTISQIVDQERIVELPLNGRNAATLTTLAPGAVNAPANGAIQSSTFGNQAVGGQAAAVTISVNGSRQTSSNYLMDGSDNMDQYTNVNQPFPMPDSIREFSVQTSNYSAQYGGNSGAVVNVVTRSGTNRLHGTAFEFIRNSALNARNWAATSRDTIKRNQFGGTIGGPVFLPKLYDGREKTFFFFGFQGTIFHSASATNRVYLPTTANLNGDFSAMLSASNPANPLGRAITIKNPVTGQPYPGNIVPTSDFDAAALNTLKLLPSAASPNGLTSYIQPNAPQNFHEELIRIDHTLSSHDRITGRYFRDTYINPAIYENGNILTYKDGFPNISQNLLFSESHIFNNSWLNDFRFTRSSVDGSQNPPSNAPNYADLGVNMYQPTGIPKAIESINISGLFSFGSYPFGKFTRVNYIFDDDVKWVHGRHSISFGGSVQNAGLDVMNNYRRFGSFGFSGDATGYAMSDFLLGRVRSFTQSSGQFQNARNTIWSLYFQDDYHPLPRLTLNLGMRYDPFRPWNEINGRLELFSPDAYAAGRRSSVYYNAPPGLLFPGDQGFPRGGTNASYKNFAPRIGFAYDVTGDGKTSVRGGFGLFFDSRGISQITQAIVSNNPFSPSISITTLPGTFSNPYQGLSSHPPFPYPAPADFTFPLPVTVLTFNPLQKFQVPLSYNWNLSVERQLTQQWSLRTSYVGSSGRHIRRDMQLNPGIYIPGDPSIFGNPSASIMSRTKYAPNYSNINMLTQTGASSYHSFQAALQHRFAHNFTVQASYTYSKSLDNIPQNQTLQNGGGGSFSQPIYMSGFSDFEYGASPFDRTHIFNGSYVLTLPSFNAVPRAARFVIGGWGTSGLLSASTGDAYTIFTGTDVAATGAAPRAILQGKPYGGNGCATTTTACANWLNKSSFALPLPAVGTNPGTYAAYPYKYGNIGKGALRGPGFVNWDVSLYKNFGAAERFHAQFRAEFFNVLNHTNLSDPVATINSGGFGNILSAGDPRIGQLGLKLIF; encoded by the coding sequence ATGTCACTTTCGCACGGTCTTAAGATCGTACGGTCAGAAGCTATATGGATCAGGGCTCTGTTGCTCGCTCTTGTTTGCCTCGCTCTCTTTGCAGGGAACAGCGCATATGCACAGAACTCCGGCACGATCGTCGGAACAGTCACCGACCCTACTGGAGCGGTTCTGGGATCTGCGCATGTAACTGCACTTGAAACTGCAACGGGACGAACCCGTTCTGTGACGACCAATGACCAAGGATATTACGTCATCAGTTCGCTGCCCCCGAGTGAATATCAGGTCAAGGTCGAGATCAAAGGTTTCGCTCAGGCAATTCGTACCGGTGTCCTGTTACAAGCAGACAAAACGCTGTCCGTCGACGTCACCTTGAATATGGAGTCCACCGCGGAAAGCGTTACGGTGAGCGATGCTCCTCCTCAGATTGATACAACGACACCTACTATCAGCCAGATCGTCGATCAGGAACGCATCGTGGAGCTGCCACTAAACGGCCGGAATGCCGCTACGCTGACAACGCTTGCGCCGGGAGCCGTAAATGCTCCTGCAAATGGAGCCATCCAATCGTCTACTTTCGGCAATCAAGCCGTCGGCGGACAGGCTGCAGCAGTCACCATTTCCGTGAACGGATCGCGCCAGACCAGCAGTAACTATCTGATGGATGGCAGCGACAACATGGATCAGTACACCAATGTCAACCAGCCGTTTCCTATGCCAGACTCCATTCGTGAGTTCAGCGTTCAGACCAGCAACTACAGCGCACAATATGGCGGAAACTCCGGTGCAGTGGTGAACGTAGTGACACGCTCAGGCACCAATCGATTGCATGGAACTGCCTTTGAATTCATCCGTAACTCGGCATTAAACGCTCGCAACTGGGCAGCAACCAGCCGTGACACGATTAAGCGCAATCAGTTTGGTGGAACGATCGGCGGCCCCGTCTTCCTGCCCAAGCTCTACGACGGCCGTGAAAAGACATTCTTCTTCTTTGGCTTCCAGGGCACGATCTTCCATAGTGCCAGCGCAACAAATAGGGTCTATCTGCCGACAACAGCCAATCTAAATGGCGATTTTTCGGCCATGCTCTCAGCAAGTAATCCAGCAAATCCGCTCGGCCGGGCCATCACAATCAAAAATCCGGTAACAGGCCAACCCTATCCTGGAAACATCGTTCCAACGTCGGACTTTGATGCTGCCGCACTCAATACTTTAAAACTGTTGCCTTCAGCAGCTTCTCCCAATGGGCTAACCAGCTATATTCAACCAAATGCACCGCAGAACTTCCATGAAGAACTGATTCGCATTGATCACACGCTAAGCAGCCATGATCGGATTACGGGGCGTTACTTCCGAGACACCTATATCAATCCCGCGATCTATGAAAACGGAAATATCCTGACGTATAAGGATGGATTTCCGAACATTTCACAGAATCTGCTGTTCAGCGAAAGTCATATCTTCAATAATTCGTGGCTTAATGATTTCCGGTTTACGCGTTCGTCTGTCGACGGTTCTCAGAATCCTCCATCCAACGCGCCCAACTACGCCGATCTTGGCGTTAATATGTATCAGCCGACAGGAATTCCAAAAGCGATTGAATCAATCAATATTTCAGGACTATTCTCATTTGGAAGTTATCCCTTCGGAAAATTTACTCGCGTCAACTATATCTTCGACGATGATGTGAAGTGGGTTCATGGACGTCACTCCATCAGCTTCGGCGGGTCCGTGCAGAATGCCGGTCTCGATGTAATGAACAACTATCGCCGATTTGGATCCTTTGGTTTCTCCGGCGATGCAACCGGTTATGCAATGTCCGATTTTCTTCTCGGACGCGTGCGCAGCTTTACCCAGAGCAGTGGCCAATTCCAGAACGCGCGGAATACTATCTGGAGCTTATATTTCCAGGATGATTATCATCCGCTCCCTCGCCTGACCTTAAACCTCGGCATGCGATACGATCCGTTCCGCCCCTGGAACGAGATCAATGGTCGACTGGAGCTCTTTTCTCCTGACGCTTATGCTGCTGGACGGCGTTCATCGGTTTATTACAACGCTCCTCCAGGGCTCCTGTTCCCGGGCGACCAGGGCTTCCCACGCGGCGGCACGAATGCTTCCTATAAGAACTTCGCTCCTCGTATCGGCTTTGCTTATGATGTTACCGGCGATGGCAAAACAAGTGTTCGCGGCGGTTTTGGACTCTTCTTCGATTCCCGTGGTATCTCTCAGATCACACAGGCAATCGTCAGCAACAATCCTTTCAGCCCCTCGATCTCTATCACCACGTTGCCGGGAACGTTCAGCAACCCATATCAGGGTTTGAGCTCTCATCCTCCATTCCCTTATCCTGCACCAGCGGACTTTACCTTTCCGTTGCCGGTTACTGTCCTGACCTTCAATCCTCTACAGAAGTTCCAGGTTCCTCTCAGCTACAACTGGAACCTCTCCGTCGAGCGGCAGTTGACCCAGCAGTGGTCTTTGCGAACCTCCTATGTTGGCTCATCGGGTCGCCATATCCGTCGTGACATGCAACTCAATCCAGGCATCTACATACCGGGTGATCCGAGCATCTTCGGCAACCCCAGTGCTTCGATCATGTCTCGCACCAAGTATGCGCCGAACTATTCCAACATCAACATGCTCACCCAAACAGGAGCTTCGAGTTACCACTCCTTCCAGGCTGCACTGCAGCATCGTTTCGCTCACAACTTTACGGTGCAGGCAAGCTACACCTACTCAAAATCACTGGATAATATCCCGCAGAACCAGACGCTACAGAATGGTGGAGGCGGTAGCTTCAGTCAGCCAATCTATATGTCGGGATTCAGCGACTTCGAGTATGGAGCGTCGCCGTTCGATCGAACCCACATCTTCAATGGGTCCTATGTCCTAACTCTTCCAAGCTTCAATGCGGTACCACGAGCAGCACGATTCGTGATCGGGGGCTGGGGAACCAGTGGCCTTCTTTCCGCGTCCACCGGAGATGCATATACGATTTTCACCGGTACGGACGTCGCCGCAACCGGAGCCGCACCACGCGCGATCCTGCAAGGGAAGCCGTATGGTGGCAATGGCTGCGCTACGACAACTACCGCATGCGCAAACTGGCTCAACAAAAGTTCGTTCGCCCTGCCCCTTCCCGCCGTCGGAACAAATCCCGGAACCTATGCTGCCTATCCATACAAGTACGGAAACATCGGCAAAGGTGCATTGCGCGGGCCGGGATTTGTGAATTGGGACGTAAGCCTCTATAAGAACTTCGGTGCGGCCGAGCGCTTCCATGCCCAATTCCGTGCGGAGTTCTTCAACGTGCTCAACCACACCAACCTGTCCGACCCAGTAGCCACCATCAACAGTGGCGGCTTTGGAAACATCCTGTCGGCTGGCGATCCACGCATCGGCCAGCTTGGTCTGAAATTGATCTTCTAA